Below is a genomic region from Streptomyces sp. RPA4-2.
CCGGGTCGCGGTCTGGTCGGCGAAGTAGTCGCGGCGCTGGTCCGCGGTGAGGTGGCAGGCGGCACCGCGCCCGTCCGTGATCTCCAGCAGTGGCTGCTCGGTGGAGCACAGGCCGCCCTGGACCTTCTCCTTGAAGGTGCACCGCGGGTGGAAGCGGCAGCCGGTCGGCGGGTTCAGCAGCGAGGGCGGTGAGCCCGGGATCGGTGTCAGCGGTACGTCGACCGGACCGTCCAGGGTCGGCATCGACCCGAGCAGACCCCAGGTGTACGGGTGCTGCGGCGCCCGCAGCACCTCCTTCTTGGTCCCGCGCTCCACGCACCGGCCGCCGTACATCACCAGCACGTCGTCCGCGATGTCCGCGATGACACCGAGGTCGTGGGTGATGAAGATGATCGCGGTGCCGAACTCCTGCTGGAGGTCCTTGAGCAGGTCCATGATCTGGGCCTGCACGGTGACGTCCAGGGCGGTCGTCGGCTCGTCCGCGACCAGCAGCTCCGGGTCGCAGACCAGCGCCATCGCGATCATCGCGCGCTGGCGCATACCGCCGGAGAACTGGTGCGGGTAGTCGTCCACGCGGACGTCGGGCTGCGGGATGCCGACACGCCGCAGCATCTCGATCGCACGGGTCCGGGCCTCCGCCTTGGAGGCACCGGTGTGCTTGCGGTACGTCTCGCCGATCTGCTTGCCGATGGTGTGGTACGGCGACAGCGAGGCCAGCGCGTCCTGGAAGATCATCGACATCTTGTTGCCGCGCAGCTGCTCCAGCTCCCGCTCGGTGGCGGTCAGCAGCTCCTTGCCGTCGAGCAGGATCTCGCCGTCGATGGCGGTGCGGTCGCGGTCGTGCAGGCCGAGGATCGTCAGGTTCGTGACGGACTTGCCCGAGCCAGACTCGCCCACAATGCCGAGCGTCTTGCCCTTGGCCAGGTCGAAGGAGAGACCGTCGACGGCCTTGACGACGCCGTCTTCGGTGGAGAAGTGAACCTTCAGATCCCTGACGGACAGGAAGGGCTGCTGATCGGTGCTCGTCACGGGGACGCTCCTGAGGGGGTGATGCCGGGGGTAGCTGTCGGGGCGGGTTGCCCGGGGTCAGGCGAGCCGGATCCGCGGGTCGATGAGGGCGTAGACGGCGTCGACGATGATGTTGAAGAACACGATCGCGCCGGCCGACAGGATGGTGACACCGAGCAGCATGGGCAGGTCGCTCTTGTTCACGGAGTCCACCGCGAGGCGGCCGATGCCCTGGATGCTGAAGGTCGACTCGGTGATGATCGCGCCACCGATCAGCGTGCCCAGGTCGATGCCGAAGACCGTGACGATCGGGCCCATCGCACCGCGCCAGGCGAACCGGAAGAAGACGTTCGCACGGGACAGGCCCTTGGCGCGGGCGGTGCGGACGTAGTCCTCGCTGAGCTGTTCGACGAGCTGGGAGCGGGTCATACGGGTGTAGTTGGCGGTGAAGATGATCGCCAGTGTCAGCCAGGGCAGCAGCAGCCCGGAGAACCAGGCGGCCGGGTCCTCGGTGAAGGGCGTGTACGACGGCTGCGCGAACAGGCCCAGCTTCGAGACCAGGAAGAACATCGCGACGTAGCCGACGAAGTAGATCTGCAGCGAGGAGCCGAACAGCGAGGCGGAGCTGGCGAACTTGTCCAGGAACTTGCCCTGCTTGACGGCGGCCAGCATGCCGGCGCCGACGCCGAAGATCAGGAAGACGACGGCCGCGCCGAACGCGAGCGAGAGGGTCGTCGGCAGGCGGTCCATGATCGTGCCGAGGACGGGCTCACGGTTGGCGAAGGAGTACCCGAGGCAGGGAGCGTTGCAGTTCCCGAAGCCGGGGTAGTTCCGCCCGACGAAGACACCCTTCAGCCAGTCCCAGTACTGCACCGGGATCGGGTGGTCGATGCCCAGGTTGTGCCGGATCTGCGCGAGCATGTCCGGCGTGCAGTTCTTGCCGCAGGACATCATCGCCGGGTCACGCGGGATGGCGTAGAAGAGGCCGAAGGTGATGGCGCTGATGATCAGCAGGATGACCAGTGCGCCGAGGACTCGGCGGACGAGGAAGCGGGACATGGGGGCGTGACTTTCCGGACGGGGCGCCGTCGCCGGGGGCGTGAAAGGAGGGGGCCGGAGGGGGCGGCCGGGCGAACGGCCGCCCCCTTGGGTCGTACGGCTTACTTCATCGCGTAGAGCTTGGTGAGCGCGATGCAGGTGTTGCCGCTGTCGTAGACGACGTTTCCGACCTTGGAACCGTGCATCCAGTTGCGGATGGAGTGGTAGTCCGGGACCACCGCGGCCAGTTCCATGATCTGACGGTCGACGTCACCCCAGGCCTTGTTCGCCTCCGCGGTGTCCGTGATCTTGGCAGCCGCGTCGATGGCCTTGTTGATGCTCGGGTCGTTCAGCTGGGCGTAGTTGCTGCGGCCGTCGCCGATGTTCTTGCCGCTCCAGCAGGGGAAGAAGACCGAGTAGCCGTTCGGCCAGTCCGGGCTCCAGCCGGCGGCGAACAGGTCGAAGTCGTTGTCGATCTTGCCGATCTGGGTGTAGAAGGTCGACTTGTCGACCTGCTTGTTGACCACGGTGAAGCCCGCGGCCTCCAGCGCGTTCTTGACCGCCACGGCCGACTTCACCGCGTTGTCCGAGGCCTGGTAGGCGATGACCAGCTTCTGGCCGACCTTGCCGGCCTCCTTCAGCAGCGCCTTGGCCTTGACCGGGTCGCCGCCGGGCTTCTTGGTCACGCCGTACAGGTCGAACTTCGCGTAACCCGGGGTCACCGGCGAGAGGATCGTGGAGGCCAGCTCGCTGGTGGAGGCGCCGCCGCGGATCGTCTGCAGCTGCTGGTGCGGCCAGGCCCAGTTGATGGCCTGACGGACCT
It encodes:
- a CDS encoding ABC transporter permease gives rise to the protein MSRFLVRRVLGALVILLIISAITFGLFYAIPRDPAMMSCGKNCTPDMLAQIRHNLGIDHPIPVQYWDWLKGVFVGRNYPGFGNCNAPCLGYSFANREPVLGTIMDRLPTTLSLAFGAAVVFLIFGVGAGMLAAVKQGKFLDKFASSASLFGSSLQIYFVGYVAMFFLVSKLGLFAQPSYTPFTEDPAAWFSGLLLPWLTLAIIFTANYTRMTRSQLVEQLSEDYVRTARAKGLSRANVFFRFAWRGAMGPIVTVFGIDLGTLIGGAIITESTFSIQGIGRLAVDSVNKSDLPMLLGVTILSAGAIVFFNIIVDAVYALIDPRIRLA
- a CDS encoding ABC transporter ATP-binding protein, translating into MTSTDQQPFLSVRDLKVHFSTEDGVVKAVDGLSFDLAKGKTLGIVGESGSGKSVTNLTILGLHDRDRTAIDGEILLDGKELLTATERELEQLRGNKMSMIFQDALASLSPYHTIGKQIGETYRKHTGASKAEARTRAIEMLRRVGIPQPDVRVDDYPHQFSGGMRQRAMIAMALVCDPELLVADEPTTALDVTVQAQIMDLLKDLQQEFGTAIIFITHDLGVIADIADDVLVMYGGRCVERGTKKEVLRAPQHPYTWGLLGSMPTLDGPVDVPLTPIPGSPPSLLNPPTGCRFHPRCTFKEKVQGGLCSTEQPLLEITDGRGAACHLTADQRRDYFADQTATRSH